The Panicum virgatum strain AP13 chromosome 5K, P.virgatum_v5, whole genome shotgun sequence genome has a window encoding:
- the LOC120706989 gene encoding RNA-binding protein Y14A-like: MAAANAGDVEVVDFDSDDDDLMDDDAPEANPAPAAPRLRSTIAAGGDSAAAVRKTKGRGFREEPSSSRPLAGRADFDSLGSDDGPGPLRSIEGWIILVTGVHEEAQEDDLHNAFREFGQVKNLHLNLDRRTGFVKGYALIEYESFDEAQAAIKAMDGTELVTQIINVDWAFSSGPVKRRNVRRRSRSPARRRY, encoded by the exons atggcggcggcgaacgcGGGGGATGTTGAGGTGGTCGACTTCGactccgatgacgacgacctCATGGACGACGACGCCCCCGAGGCCAACCCGGCCCCGGCCGCCCCTCGCCTCCgctccaccatcgccgccggcggggactccgccgccgccgtgcgcaagACCAAGGGCCGCGGATTCCGCGAGGAGCCTTCCTCCTCGCGCCCCCTAGCCGGCCGCGCCGATTTCGATTCTCTCGGCTCCGACGACGGCCCTGGACCCCTCAGAT CTATTGAGGGGTGGATTATTTTGGTAACCGGCGTCCATGAAGAAGCACAGGAGGATGATCTACATAATGCTTTCCGGGAATTTGGGCAGGTCAAGAACTTGCACTTGAATTTAGATCGTCGTACTGGATTTGTCAAA GGATATGCTTTGATTGAATATGAGAGCTTTGACGAAGCCCAGGCTGCAATAAAAGCAATGGACGGAACTGAACTTGTTACACAGATAATAAATGTTGACTGGGCATTTAGTAGTGGCCCAGTCAAGCGAAGAAATGTTCGCAGGAG ATCAAGGAGCCCTGCCAGGAGGAGATACTGA
- the LOC120706990 gene encoding dual specificity protein phosphatase 1B-like: MSMPGPGQSAERDERGRDDYEQQQARVLMALMQGFCAARYRKADNTPCPIEQGLYLGSVGAALNKEALKSLNITHVLIVARSLNPAFPAEFNYKKIEVLDSPDTDLLMHFDECFSFIDEAISSGGNVLVHCFAGRSRSVTIVVAYLMKKHRMSLESALSLVRSKRPQVAPNEGFISQLENFEKSLEVEQEHRTHSLQS, translated from the exons ATGTCCATGCCGGGGCCGGGGCAATCGGCGGAGAGAGATGAGCGCGGGAGGGACGACTacgagcagcagcaggcccGGGTGCTCATGGCGCTGATGCAGGGTTTCTGCGCCGCGCGGTACCGCAAGGCCGACAACACGCCATGCCCCATCGAGCAG GGTCTCTACTTGGGATCTGTTGGCGCAGCATTGAACAAGGAGGCTCTTAAGAGCTTGAACATCACCCATGTATTGATTGTAGCAAGATCACTTAATCCAGCTTTTCCAGCTGAATTCAATTACAAGAAGATCGAGG TACTTGACAGCCCTGACACTGATCTGTTAATGCACTTTGATGAATGCTTTAGTTTCATAGATGAAGCTATAAGCTCTGGAGGCAATGTGTTAGTCCATTGTTTTGCTGGgcggtcaaggag TGTGACAATTGTTGTTGCATATCTAATGAAGAAGCATCGAATGAGCCTCGAAAGTGCCTTATCTCTAGTTAGAAGCAAACGACCTCAAGTGGCTCCTAATGAGGGGTTTATTTCCCAGCTGGAGAACTTTGAGAAATCCCTGGAAG TGGAGCAGGAGCACAGAACGCATTCTTTGCAGAGCTAA